From a region of the Apibacter sp. B3706 genome:
- the rplA gene encoding 50S ribosomal protein L1 has protein sequence MAVLTKKQKAVVAKVDKSKLYTLEEASNLVKEVNYTKFDASVDIAVRLGVDPRKANQMVRGVVSLPHGTGKETRVLALVTPDKEEEAKNAGADYVGLDDYLQKIKDGWTDVDVIVTQPQVMGKLGPLGRVLGPRGLMPNPKTGTVTTEIGKAISEVKAGKIDFKVDKYGIVHAAIGKVSFDAKNIQENAQEIISTLIKLKPQAAKGVYVKSIYLSSTMSPGIAIDPKGIN, from the coding sequence ATGGCAGTTTTAACGAAAAAACAAAAAGCAGTAGTTGCTAAAGTAGATAAATCAAAACTTTATACATTAGAGGAAGCTTCCAATTTAGTTAAAGAAGTTAATTATACTAAATTTGATGCATCCGTTGATATAGCTGTACGTTTAGGAGTAGATCCACGTAAGGCTAATCAAATGGTGCGTGGAGTTGTATCTTTACCTCATGGTACAGGTAAAGAAACTCGCGTTTTAGCTTTAGTTACTCCCGATAAGGAAGAAGAAGCTAAAAACGCAGGTGCTGATTATGTAGGTTTGGATGATTATCTACAAAAAATAAAAGATGGATGGACAGATGTTGATGTAATTGTTACTCAACCTCAAGTAATGGGTAAATTAGGTCCTTTAGGAAGAGTTTTAGGTCCACGTGGATTAATGCCCAATCCTAAAACCGGAACAGTTACCACTGAAATAGGAAAAGCAATTTCAGAAGTGAAAGCAGGTAAAATAGATTTTAAAGTAGATAAATACGGAATTGTACATGCTGCAATAGGTAAAGTATCTTTCGATGCAAAAAATATTCAAGAGAATGCACAAGAAATTATTTCTACTTTAATAAAATTAAAACCTCAGGCAGCAAAAGGAGTTTATGTGAAAAGTATATACCTTTCCTCTACTATGAGTCCGGGTATTGCTATTGATCCTAAAGGTATTAACTAA
- the rplJ gene encoding 50S ribosomal protein L10 produces MTKQEKTEVIKELQEVLESTNVLYIADTDGLNAQQTSELRRACFKGEISMKVVKNTLLRKAMENVEDKDFSGVFESLKGNSTIFISEKGNAPAKLIQNFRKKTEKPLLKAAWIDSAVFVGDAQLETLANLKSREELIGEIIGLLQSPIKNVVSALKSGGNTIAGLVKTLSEKEE; encoded by the coding sequence ATGACAAAACAAGAAAAAACAGAGGTAATTAAAGAATTACAGGAAGTACTTGAAAGTACAAATGTATTATATATAGCTGATACTGATGGATTAAATGCACAACAGACTTCAGAACTAAGAAGAGCTTGTTTCAAAGGTGAAATTTCAATGAAAGTTGTTAAAAACACCCTTCTTAGAAAAGCAATGGAAAATGTAGAAGATAAAGATTTTTCAGGTGTTTTTGAAAGTCTAAAAGGAAACTCTACTATTTTCATTTCAGAAAAAGGAAATGCTCCGGCTAAATTAATACAAAATTTCAGAAAGAAAACTGAAAAACCATTACTAAAAGCTGCTTGGATTGATTCTGCAGTATTTGTAGGAGATGCTCAATTAGAAACATTGGCAAATCTTAAATCCAGAGAAGAGCTTATTGGAGAAATTATTGGATTACTTCAATCTCCAATTAAAAATGTTGTTTCTGCCCTTAAATCCGGTGGAAATACCATTGCCGGTTTGGTTAAAACCTTATCTGAAAAAGAAGAATAA
- the rpsU gene encoding 30S ribosomal protein S21, with protein sequence MLIIPVKDGESIDKALKKYKRKYDKTGVVKELRKRQQFIKPSVTKRQQVIRAAYKQRLQSQEEA encoded by the coding sequence ATGTTAATTATTCCAGTAAAAGATGGAGAGTCTATTGATAAAGCTCTAAAAAAATATAAAAGAAAATACGATAAAACCGGTGTTGTTAAAGAATTAAGAAAAAGACAACAGTTTATTAAGCCTTCTGTTACTAAAAGACAACAGGTAATTAGAGCAGCTTACAAACAAAGATTGCAAAGTCAAGAAGAAGCATAA
- the rplK gene encoding 50S ribosomal protein L11, whose protein sequence is MAKKIFKMVKLQVKGGQANPSPPVGPALGAAGVNIMEFCKQFNARTQEKQGQVLPVIITVYEDKSFDFVVKTPPVTVQLLAASKAKKGSGEPNRDKVASVTWSQVQQIAEDKMVDLNCFTIESAVSMVAGTARSMGIRVTGQNPFNN, encoded by the coding sequence ATGGCAAAAAAAATTTTTAAAATGGTAAAACTCCAGGTGAAAGGAGGTCAAGCAAATCCTTCACCACCAGTAGGACCTGCATTAGGTGCTGCCGGGGTTAACATTATGGAGTTTTGTAAACAATTTAATGCCCGAACACAAGAAAAGCAAGGACAAGTATTACCGGTTATCATTACTGTATATGAGGATAAATCTTTTGACTTTGTAGTTAAAACTCCTCCTGTAACCGTTCAACTTTTAGCAGCTTCTAAAGCTAAAAAAGGTTCCGGCGAACCAAACAGAGATAAGGTAGCATCCGTTACTTGGAGCCAAGTACAACAAATTGCTGAAGATAAAATGGTAGATTTAAATTGCTTTACTATAGAATCAGCAGTTAGCATGGTTGCAGGTACAGCAAGATCTATGGGTATTAGAGTAACTGGGCAAAATCCCTTTAATAATTAA
- the tuf gene encoding elongation factor Tu — protein MAKETFQRTKPHLNIGTIGHVDHGKTTLTAAITKVLAEKGLAEKRDFSQIDAAPEEKERGITINTAHVEYQTENRHYAHVDCPGHADYVKNMVTGAAQMDGAILVVAATDGPMPQTREHILLCRQVNVPKIVVFMNKVDMVDDPELLDLVEMEVRELLSSYDYDGDNTPVIQGSALGALNGDPKWVATVDELMAAVDNWIDLPVRDQDKPFLMPIEDVFSITGRGTVATGRIEAGVINSGEAVDIVGMGDEKLTSTVTGVEMFRKILDRGEAGDNVGLLLRGIEKTDIRRGMVIAKPGSITPHKKFKAEVYILTKEEGGRHTPFHNNYRPQFYVRTTDVTGTITLPEGTEMVMPGDNLTITVELHQPIALNNGLRFAIREGGRTVGAGQVTEILD, from the coding sequence ATGGCAAAAGAAACTTTTCAGCGTACCAAACCACATCTTAATATAGGTACAATCGGTCACGTAGACCACGGAAAAACGACTTTAACAGCTGCTATTACAAAAGTATTAGCAGAAAAAGGGTTAGCAGAAAAAAGAGATTTCTCTCAAATTGATGCAGCTCCTGAAGAAAAAGAAAGAGGGATCACAATCAATACTGCACACGTAGAATATCAAACAGAAAACCGTCACTATGCACACGTTGACTGTCCGGGGCATGCTGACTATGTAAAAAACATGGTTACCGGTGCTGCTCAAATGGACGGAGCTATTTTAGTAGTTGCTGCAACTGATGGACCTATGCCTCAAACAAGAGAGCACATCTTGTTATGTCGTCAGGTTAACGTACCTAAAATCGTTGTATTCATGAACAAAGTGGATATGGTTGACGATCCTGAATTATTAGACTTAGTTGAAATGGAAGTAAGAGAATTATTATCTTCTTACGATTATGACGGAGATAACACTCCTGTTATCCAAGGTTCTGCTTTAGGTGCACTTAACGGAGATCCAAAATGGGTTGCTACTGTTGATGAATTAATGGCAGCAGTTGATAACTGGATTGATTTACCGGTTCGTGATCAAGATAAACCATTCTTAATGCCAATCGAAGACGTTTTCTCTATTACAGGTCGTGGAACTGTAGCTACAGGACGTATTGAAGCCGGAGTTATTAACTCAGGTGAAGCTGTAGATATCGTTGGTATGGGAGATGAAAAATTAACATCTACTGTAACCGGAGTTGAAATGTTTAGAAAAATATTAGATAGAGGTGAAGCCGGAGATAATGTTGGATTATTATTAAGAGGTATTGAAAAAACTGATATCCGTCGTGGTATGGTTATCGCTAAACCGGGTTCAATCACTCCTCACAAAAAATTCAAAGCAGAGGTTTATATCTTAACTAAAGAAGAAGGTGGACGTCACACTCCATTCCACAATAACTACCGTCCTCAATTCTACGTTAGAACTACTGACGTAACCGGTACAATTACTTTACCGGAAGGAACTGAAATGGTAATGCCTGGTGATAACTTAACTATTACAGTTGAATTACACCAACCAATCGCACTTAACAACGGTTTAAGATTCGCTATCCGTGAAGGTGGTAGAACTGTTGGTGCAGGTCAGGTAACTGAGATTTTAGATTAA
- a CDS encoding tyrosine-type recombinase/integrase, translating to MLQKFLEYLTLEKHYSSLTIQSYERDLLDLQSFLLESESIADAEHATAKQLRNFIIHLSNKNLSENSINRKISSIRSFFKFLLKIGYLDTSPTLHLKNLKQKKKVLLPYTEDEIYSIETYINSCEAGKDNSDSFETLRNHLIFEIFYQTGIRRMELLQLKTSTIDLKNQTIRVTGKRNKERLIPITQKLSEQINAFLAYKINFGIPYEYLFTNKNGKILSEKYVYNLIHRYVSMVTTKDKKSPHMLRHTFASHLLHNGAEINSIKELLGHSSLAATQVYTHNTIEDLKKVFNRSHPFGLKNKKDEN from the coding sequence ATGTTACAAAAATTTCTTGAATACCTTACCTTAGAGAAACATTACTCTTCTCTTACCATACAAAGTTATGAAAGAGATTTGCTGGATCTTCAAAGCTTTCTTTTAGAATCTGAAAGCATTGCTGATGCAGAACATGCTACTGCCAAACAACTAAGGAATTTCATTATTCATCTATCCAATAAAAATCTATCGGAAAATTCCATCAATAGAAAAATTTCTTCTATAAGAAGCTTTTTTAAATTTTTGCTTAAAATTGGTTATTTGGATACAAGTCCAACCCTACACTTAAAAAATCTTAAACAAAAGAAGAAAGTTTTACTTCCTTATACTGAAGATGAAATTTATTCCATCGAAACTTATATAAATTCTTGTGAGGCAGGAAAAGATAATTCGGATTCCTTTGAAACTCTTAGAAACCATCTCATATTTGAGATATTTTATCAAACAGGTATCAGAAGAATGGAACTTCTACAACTTAAAACTTCAACAATCGATTTAAAAAATCAGACGATTAGAGTTACAGGAAAAAGAAATAAAGAAAGATTAATTCCTATAACTCAAAAATTATCAGAGCAAATAAATGCATTTCTAGCCTATAAAATCAATTTTGGTATACCTTATGAATATTTATTTACCAATAAAAACGGTAAAATTTTAAGTGAAAAGTATGTATATAACCTAATTCATAGATATGTTAGCATGGTAACTACTAAGGATAAAAAAAGTCCGCATATGCTTCGTCATACCTTTGCAAGTCATCTCTTACACAACGGAGCCGAAATCAATTCCATAAAAGAATTACTGGGTCACAGTAGTTTAGCAGCTACACAGGTTTATACTCATAATACTATAGAAGATTTAAAAAAAGTATTCAACCGGTCCCATCCTTTTGGGCTTAAAAATAAAAAAGATGAAAATTAA
- the hpf gene encoding ribosome hibernation-promoting factor, HPF/YfiA family, producing the protein MKINVQAVNFNAQDTLLAFLNKKVLKLDQYYDKIINANIFLKLENVGNKENKTTEIVLEVPGDELVAKKTSPTFEESIDLACEAAKKMILKRKEKM; encoded by the coding sequence ATGAAAATTAACGTACAAGCAGTAAATTTTAATGCACAAGACACCCTATTGGCATTTTTAAATAAAAAAGTTTTAAAATTAGATCAATATTACGACAAAATAATCAATGCTAATATATTCCTAAAATTGGAAAACGTTGGAAATAAAGAAAATAAGACTACGGAAATCGTTTTAGAAGTTCCCGGTGATGAATTAGTAGCTAAAAAAACGTCCCCTACATTTGAAGAAAGTATTGACTTAGCCTGTGAAGCCGCTAAAAAGATGATACTCAAAAGGAAAGAAAAAATGTAG
- the secE gene encoding preprotein translocase subunit SecE, with amino-acid sequence MNGLIKYLKGAIEEFKDHVEWPKWSDLQSSTTVVAITSIILAMFCFGVDWIFAKALQNIYSILIGLKS; translated from the coding sequence ATGAACGGACTCATTAAGTATTTAAAGGGCGCAATAGAAGAATTTAAAGATCACGTCGAGTGGCCTAAATGGTCCGATCTGCAATCCTCAACAACTGTTGTAGCGATTACATCGATCATTTTGGCTATGTTCTGCTTTGGTGTAGATTGGATTTTTGCTAAAGCGCTTCAGAATATTTATTCTATATTAATAGGATTAAAATCTTAA
- a CDS encoding glycine--tRNA ligase produces the protein MKSQEDVLKKVVAHAKEYGFVFPSSEVYDGLSAIYDYGQNGVELKNNIKQYWWKAMVQLNENILGLDSAIFMHPTIWKASGHVDAFNDPLIDNKDSKKRFRADVLVEDFAEKFEDKAKKEIEKARKRFGEAFDLEQFETTNPKVLEYRKQKADILQRLAKSLETNLADTKALIEELEIGDPETGSKNWTEVRQFNLMFGTKLGSTADSATDLYLRPETAQGIFVNYLNVQKTGRKKLPFGIAQIGKAFRNEIVARQFIFRMREFEQMEMQFFVPPGTELSHFKEWKEKRLNWHLALGLGKDNYRFHDHEKLAHYANAATDIEFNFPFGFKELEGIHSRTDFDLSAHEKYSGKKLQYFDPEQNKSYVPYVVETSIGLDRMFLALLSKCLKDETLEDGSSRVVLSLPPALAPNKVAIFPLLKKDGLPEYAEKIFNDLKFDYNVMYEDKDAIGKRYRRQDAIGTPYCITVDHDTLSDHTVTIRNRDTMKQERVSVDSLRTILGENVELKSLLKKI, from the coding sequence ATGAAATCTCAAGAAGATGTTTTAAAAAAGGTAGTTGCCCATGCCAAGGAATATGGGTTTGTTTTTCCTTCCAGTGAAGTTTATGACGGATTATCAGCCATTTACGATTACGGTCAAAATGGTGTTGAATTAAAAAATAATATTAAACAATATTGGTGGAAAGCAATGGTGCAGTTGAATGAAAATATTTTGGGATTGGATTCTGCTATATTTATGCATCCTACAATTTGGAAGGCTTCAGGGCATGTAGATGCGTTTAATGATCCGTTAATTGACAATAAAGACAGTAAAAAGAGATTTCGTGCGGATGTTTTAGTGGAAGATTTTGCGGAGAAGTTTGAAGATAAAGCAAAAAAAGAAATTGAAAAGGCAAGAAAACGATTTGGAGAAGCTTTTGATTTGGAACAGTTTGAGACTACTAATCCTAAAGTTTTAGAATATAGAAAGCAAAAAGCAGATATCTTACAAAGATTAGCTAAATCTTTGGAAACTAATTTAGCAGATACTAAAGCTTTAATCGAAGAACTGGAAATTGGTGATCCCGAAACAGGTTCTAAAAATTGGACAGAAGTTCGTCAGTTTAATTTAATGTTTGGGACAAAATTAGGCTCTACTGCTGATTCTGCTACCGATTTATATTTAAGACCTGAAACGGCACAAGGAATTTTTGTAAATTACCTAAATGTTCAAAAGACAGGAAGAAAAAAATTACCTTTTGGAATTGCACAAATTGGTAAAGCGTTTAGAAATGAAATTGTGGCAAGACAATTCATTTTTAGGATGAGAGAGTTTGAACAGATGGAAATGCAATTTTTTGTTCCTCCGGGCACAGAACTGTCTCATTTTAAAGAATGGAAAGAAAAACGTTTAAATTGGCATTTAGCTTTAGGATTGGGTAAAGATAACTATAGATTTCATGATCATGAAAAGTTAGCCCATTATGCAAACGCTGCCACTGATATTGAATTTAATTTTCCATTCGGATTTAAAGAATTGGAAGGTATCCATTCCAGAACTGATTTTGATTTATCGGCACATGAAAAATATTCCGGTAAAAAACTTCAATATTTCGATCCGGAACAAAATAAAAGTTATGTTCCTTATGTAGTGGAAACATCTATTGGATTAGACCGAATGTTTTTAGCTCTTTTATCTAAATGTTTAAAAGACGAAACATTGGAAGATGGCTCATCAAGAGTTGTTTTAAGTTTGCCTCCTGCTTTAGCGCCTAATAAAGTTGCTATATTTCCATTACTTAAAAAAGATGGATTGCCGGAATATGCAGAAAAGATTTTCAATGATTTGAAATTTGATTATAATGTAATGTATGAAGATAAAGATGCCATTGGTAAACGATATAGAAGACAAGATGCTATCGGTACTCCTTACTGTATTACCGTAGATCATGACACACTTTCCGATCATACTGTTACTATAAGAAACAGAGATACTATGAAACAGGAAAGAGTTTCAGTAGATTCCTTACGAACTATTTTAGGAGAGAATGTTGAATTAAAATCTCTTTTGAAGAAAATATAA
- the nusG gene encoding transcription termination/antitermination protein NusG: MDEMKWYVLKTISGQESKVKMYIENEVLRYEHLKKNLGQVVVPMEKVVQIRNGKKIRKEKVYYPGYVMVEANLIGELPHTIKNIPGVISFLSATKGGDPLPMRRSEVSRMFGKMDELSESEDTVNIPFVFGETVKVIDGPFNGFNGTIEKINEEKRKLDVMVLIFGRKTPIELSFSQVEKI, translated from the coding sequence ATGGATGAAATGAAATGGTATGTACTGAAAACGATCAGTGGGCAAGAATCTAAGGTGAAAATGTATATTGAAAATGAAGTTTTAAGATACGAACATCTTAAAAAAAATCTTGGCCAAGTAGTGGTACCTATGGAAAAAGTAGTACAAATTAGAAACGGAAAAAAAATTCGCAAAGAAAAAGTCTATTATCCCGGATATGTTATGGTTGAAGCTAATTTAATTGGCGAATTACCACACACTATAAAGAATATACCCGGCGTAATTAGTTTTTTAAGTGCTACTAAAGGAGGAGATCCACTTCCAATGAGACGAAGCGAAGTGAGTAGAATGTTCGGTAAAATGGATGAATTATCAGAATCTGAAGATACCGTAAACATTCCTTTTGTATTTGGTGAAACCGTGAAAGTTATTGATGGACCATTTAATGGTTTTAATGGAACCATCGAAAAAATAAATGAAGAGAAAAGAAAATTAGATGTGATGGTGTTGATTTTCGGAAGAAAAACCCCCATTGAATTAAGTTTCTCTCAAGTAGAAAAAATATAG